One region of Rhodocaloribacter litoris genomic DNA includes:
- a CDS encoding S41 family peptidase has translation MHTRPKKRSLLFAVILLLLGAALGMQIDAAVSGDDTFEQLKKLEDAFLVIDRQYVEKVNPKVLAESAIAGMLKALDPHSTFIPAEEVAELQESYRGSFGGIGIWFEPAATEKDTAKVTSTIPDGPSEMVGLMPGDRIVAINDSSAIGMNSQAIQKRLKGLVGTKVKVTVIRPGARRPLDFVITRDQIPLYSIDSAYMVDDRTGYVRIGRFAMTTHQEFVEHMRRLKARGMQRLILDLRDNPGGIKQTAVQVADELLKAGKTIVYTRGRNPAESEVDRSTPGGLFEEEPVIVLVNGNSASGSEIVAGALQDHDRALIVGRRTFGKALVQRPFPLSDGSVLQVTVSRYYTPAGRLIQTPYENGDLEGYFEQKVATRELNLDEVPDSLKYKTAHGRVVVGGGGILPDVVVTADSTHPFLAPVVMAVRERALDVRFIRDWFNRHERALREQWADRQEAFMQTFEVDEALWQEFWRYAAEEGPLHLVSDGAAAPAEGRFARSEAEAHRAVLATLLKARLAQRLYRSEAGYPIFNPIEPDFQQAMQLWKRAEALAAFHIR, from the coding sequence ATGCATACGCGACCGAAAAAGCGCTCCCTTCTCTTTGCCGTGATCCTGCTGTTGCTGGGTGCGGCACTGGGCATGCAGATCGACGCTGCCGTCTCCGGTGACGACACCTTCGAGCAACTGAAGAAGCTCGAAGACGCCTTCCTCGTGATCGACCGGCAGTACGTCGAGAAGGTGAATCCCAAAGTGCTTGCCGAGAGTGCCATCGCCGGCATGCTGAAGGCCCTCGACCCCCACTCGACCTTCATCCCGGCCGAGGAGGTGGCCGAGTTGCAGGAGAGTTACCGCGGGTCGTTCGGCGGCATCGGCATCTGGTTCGAGCCGGCGGCCACCGAAAAGGATACGGCCAAGGTGACCTCCACCATCCCCGACGGGCCGAGCGAGATGGTCGGCCTCATGCCCGGCGACCGCATCGTCGCCATCAACGATTCGAGTGCCATCGGAATGAACTCCCAGGCCATCCAGAAACGGCTCAAGGGTCTCGTCGGGACGAAGGTGAAAGTCACGGTGATCCGGCCCGGCGCCCGCAGGCCCCTCGATTTCGTCATCACCCGCGACCAGATTCCCCTCTACAGCATCGACAGCGCTTATATGGTCGACGACCGGACCGGCTACGTCCGCATCGGTCGTTTTGCCATGACCACGCACCAGGAGTTCGTCGAGCACATGCGGCGCCTCAAAGCCCGGGGCATGCAGCGGCTCATCCTGGACCTGCGGGACAACCCGGGCGGCATCAAGCAGACGGCGGTGCAGGTGGCCGACGAACTCCTGAAGGCAGGTAAGACCATCGTGTATACGCGCGGGCGCAACCCGGCCGAGAGTGAGGTCGATCGCTCCACGCCGGGTGGTCTCTTCGAGGAGGAGCCGGTCATCGTGCTCGTCAACGGCAACTCGGCCTCCGGCAGCGAGATCGTCGCCGGAGCCCTGCAGGACCACGACCGGGCCCTCATCGTCGGGCGCCGCACCTTCGGCAAGGCGCTCGTGCAGCGCCCGTTCCCCCTCTCGGACGGCAGTGTGCTGCAGGTGACCGTCTCCCGGTACTACACGCCGGCCGGTCGCCTCATCCAGACGCCCTACGAGAACGGTGACCTCGAAGGCTATTTCGAGCAGAAGGTCGCCACGCGCGAGCTGAACCTTGACGAGGTGCCCGATTCGCTCAAGTACAAGACGGCGCACGGGCGCGTCGTCGTCGGGGGCGGGGGGATCCTGCCGGATGTCGTCGTCACCGCAGACAGCACCCATCCCTTCCTGGCTCCCGTCGTGATGGCCGTTCGCGAGCGTGCGCTCGACGTTCGCTTCATTCGCGACTGGTTCAACCGCCACGAACGTGCCCTCCGGGAGCAGTGGGCGGATCGTCAGGAGGCCTTCATGCAAACGTTCGAGGTGGACGAGGCGCTCTGGCAGGAGTTCTGGCGCTATGCGGCGGAGGAGGGGCCGCTGCACCTGGTAAGCGACGGAGCGGCGGCTCCCGCGGAAGGACGCTTTGCCCGGTCGGAGGCGGAGGCGCACCGGGCGGTGCTCGCCACCCTGCTCAAGGCTCGACTCGCCCAGCGCCTCTACCGGAGCGAGGCCGGCTATCCCATCTTCAACCCCATCGAGCCCGACTTCCAGCAGGCCATGCAGCTGTGGAAGCGTGCCGAGGCCCTGGCAGCTTTCCACATCCGGTAG
- a CDS encoding DUF4252 domain-containing protein gives MTHTPTVAYRARLLTGLLLLVLPGVPSFAQTPLEDDPGFLDLASMTAWFDREPTLEVDIQGSLLRLVAEASRYDDPELADLLTRLRAIQVRGFPLPRTRFNEIARRTAEVATRLEAAGWDTVLRVRDYDEQVHMYVRVHDNAIAGMVVFVVKPGYDETVFVNIVGEIDPEQVGRLGRKFSFGRLER, from the coding sequence ATGACACACACACCGACCGTGGCATACCGTGCCCGTCTCCTCACAGGCCTCCTGCTGCTCGTCCTGCCGGGCGTTCCGTCCTTCGCTCAGACCCCCCTCGAAGACGATCCCGGCTTCCTGGACCTGGCCTCGATGACCGCCTGGTTCGACCGGGAACCGACGCTGGAGGTGGACATCCAGGGTTCCTTGTTGCGCCTGGTCGCCGAAGCCTCTCGCTACGACGATCCCGAACTGGCCGACTTGCTGACCCGCCTGCGTGCCATCCAGGTTCGCGGCTTTCCCCTGCCCCGAACCCGCTTCAACGAGATCGCCCGCCGCACGGCCGAGGTGGCCACCCGCCTCGAAGCCGCCGGATGGGATACCGTCCTCCGCGTGCGCGACTACGACGAACAGGTGCACATGTACGTTCGCGTGCACGACAACGCCATCGCCGGCATGGTCGTCTTCGTCGTCAAACCCGGCTACGACGAAACAGTCTTCGTCAACATCGTGGGGGAGATCGACCCCGAGCAGGTCGGCCGCCTCGGGCGCAAGTTCAGCTTTGGACGGCTGGAACGCTGA
- a CDS encoding RNA polymerase sigma factor, with protein MNLNEYEQHVLRHQHRVYGLACYLLGNREEAEDVTQEVLLRLWDHRHAVDPERLPGWLLRVTRNACIDTLRRRQTYRSMIRNDPEGVDSAPAPERLPDAHAATTLFQEHLIQALNQLDEPYRSIVILREIQALKYEEISEALELPLNTVKVYLHRARKTLRRLLEEVYDRATV; from the coding sequence GTGAACCTGAACGAGTACGAACAACACGTCCTCCGTCACCAGCACCGGGTCTACGGCCTGGCCTGCTACCTGCTGGGTAACCGGGAAGAAGCCGAGGATGTGACCCAGGAGGTGTTGCTACGGCTGTGGGACCATCGCCATGCGGTGGATCCGGAGCGGCTGCCGGGCTGGCTGCTGCGCGTCACCCGCAACGCCTGCATCGACACGCTGCGCCGTCGACAAACCTACCGGAGCATGATCCGGAACGATCCGGAGGGGGTAGACAGCGCTCCGGCACCGGAACGGCTCCCGGACGCCCACGCCGCCACCACCCTGTTCCAGGAGCACCTGATCCAGGCCCTGAACCAGCTCGACGAACCCTATCGCAGCATCGTGATTCTCCGCGAAATCCAGGCGTTGAAATACGAGGAGATCAGCGAGGCGCTGGAGCTGCCGCTGAACACGGTGAAGGTGTACCTGCACCGTGCCCGCAAGACCCTTCGCAGGCTGTTAGAGGAGGTGTACGACCGTGCAACCGTTTGA
- a CDS encoding LemA family protein produces the protein MRSKGTLGLLIVLMLVGLAGCAGCTTYNNLVEAEERVEQAWANVETTYQRRADLIPNLVNVVKGAADFEQETLEAVTSARARATSITLSVDDLSDPAKVEQYLAAQQQLGSALGRLLAVAENYPQLRATEAFRDLQAQLEGTENRINVARRDYNEAVREYNVRVRRFPNALFAGLFGFEPRTPFEAQPGAEKAPTVDFN, from the coding sequence ATGCGCAGCAAAGGTACGCTTGGTTTGCTCATCGTGCTCATGCTGGTCGGGCTGGCCGGCTGTGCCGGTTGTACCACCTACAACAACCTGGTCGAGGCCGAAGAGCGGGTGGAACAGGCCTGGGCCAACGTGGAGACGACCTACCAGCGACGGGCCGACCTCATTCCCAACCTGGTCAACGTCGTGAAAGGGGCGGCCGACTTCGAACAGGAGACGCTGGAGGCGGTCACCAGCGCCCGCGCCCGGGCCACCTCGATCACGCTTTCGGTGGATGACCTGAGCGACCCGGCCAAGGTCGAACAGTACCTGGCGGCCCAGCAGCAGCTCGGCAGCGCGCTCGGCCGGCTCCTGGCCGTGGCGGAAAACTACCCGCAGCTCCGTGCCACGGAGGCTTTCCGCGACCTCCAGGCCCAGCTCGAAGGCACGGAGAACCGCATCAACGTGGCCCGGCGGGACTACAACGAGGCCGTCCGCGAATACAACGTCCGGGTGCGGCGTTTCCCGAACGCGCTCTTCGCCGGCCTCTTCGGTTTCGAGCCGCGTACGCCCTTCGAGGCCCAGCCCG